A genomic stretch from Sphingobacterium sp. ML3W includes:
- the mgrA gene encoding L-glyceraldehyde 3-phosphate reductase, protein MQYIPHPDRYQQMIYNRCGKSGLQLPAISLGLWHNFGNDTAHQTKVDICTTAFDLGITHFDLANNYGPPPGSAEIAFGQILKQQFADHRDELIISSKAGYHMWDGPYGEWGSRKYIISSCDQSLKRLGTDYVDIFYSHRFDPNTPLEETVMALDQLVRSGKALYIGISSYNSQRTKEAYAILKSLGTPFIIHQPSYSMLNRWVETDGLLDTLDEIGIGSIVFSPLAQGMLTDKYLHHIPEDSRASQSKSLQTKFLSEENRHNIQALHTIAQRRGQSLAQMAIAWVFRKQQVTSALIGASKPQQVIDCVGSLKNLSFSPEEIREIDLYAKDGHINIWAQSAEINKG, encoded by the coding sequence ATGCAGTATATTCCACACCCTGATCGCTACCAACAGATGATATACAATCGTTGTGGTAAATCCGGTCTTCAGTTACCAGCTATTTCTTTAGGTCTATGGCACAACTTTGGAAACGACACGGCCCATCAAACCAAAGTTGATATCTGCACGACAGCCTTTGACCTTGGAATCACGCATTTTGATCTCGCCAATAATTATGGCCCGCCTCCAGGAAGTGCAGAAATTGCATTCGGGCAAATTCTTAAACAACAGTTTGCTGACCACCGGGATGAATTGATTATTTCGTCGAAAGCAGGATACCACATGTGGGATGGCCCCTATGGCGAATGGGGCAGCAGAAAATATATTATTTCGAGTTGTGATCAATCTTTAAAACGTCTAGGTACAGATTATGTTGACATTTTCTATTCACATCGCTTTGACCCAAATACACCATTAGAAGAAACCGTGATGGCGTTGGATCAACTTGTACGAAGTGGAAAAGCCCTTTATATTGGTATTTCGTCTTATAATTCGCAACGCACCAAAGAGGCTTACGCAATATTGAAATCCTTGGGAACACCGTTTATTATTCATCAGCCCAGCTATTCTATGTTAAACAGATGGGTTGAGACAGATGGGCTATTGGACACACTGGATGAAATCGGTATTGGCTCTATTGTTTTTTCGCCACTCGCCCAGGGCATGCTAACGGACAAATATTTACATCATATTCCAGAGGATAGCAGGGCATCACAGTCAAAATCATTGCAGACCAAGTTCTTAAGTGAGGAAAACAGACATAATATACAGGCACTTCATACTATTGCACAACGTAGGGGGCAGTCTTTGGCCCAAATGGCCATCGCTTGGGTCTTTCGCAAACAGCAAGTGACTTCGGCACTGATCGGCGCATCCAAGCCACAACAGGTCATTGATTGTGTGGGATCGCTCAAAAATCTATCATTTAGTCCAGAGGAAATCCGGGAAATTGATCTGTATGCAAAAGATGGACATATCAATATATGGGCTCAATCTGCGGAGATTAATAAGGGCTAA
- a CDS encoding peptidylprolyl isomerase codes for MKKITLIIGLLFIWMSSSNAQSKRLLFKTTFGEFKVLLYDFTPNHRDLILRSIKDTVYQGALFNRIIENFVVQGGEHDIDIERREAVDPQHRKPRLAAEFDPRAFHKMGALGAGRDGNSEKASFLNQIYFVVGKKISAADLDSLEIKKGIKYSKKQRKEYLAHGGQPRLDHDFTVFGEIYQGLDVILKISQVKTDQQDFPLEKVPFSIVEIKE; via the coding sequence ATGAAGAAAATCACACTGATTATAGGCCTGTTGTTCATTTGGATGAGTAGCAGTAATGCACAGTCAAAACGGTTGTTATTTAAAACCACATTTGGAGAATTTAAGGTGTTACTTTATGATTTTACGCCAAATCATCGGGATTTGATTTTAAGGTCGATAAAGGATACTGTTTATCAAGGTGCATTGTTTAATCGCATTATTGAAAATTTCGTGGTGCAGGGTGGCGAGCACGATATAGATATTGAAAGGAGAGAAGCGGTAGACCCCCAGCACCGTAAACCACGTTTGGCGGCTGAGTTCGACCCGCGTGCTTTTCACAAAATGGGCGCATTGGGGGCGGGACGTGATGGTAATTCTGAAAAGGCATCTTTCTTAAATCAAATCTATTTTGTTGTTGGAAAGAAGATCAGTGCCGCTGATCTCGATAGTCTGGAAATAAAAAAGGGTATAAAATATAGTAAAAAACAGCGTAAGGAATATTTAGCGCACGGTGGGCAACCTAGACTTGATCATGATTTTACAGTCTTTGGCGAAATATATCAAGGTCTTGATGTAATCTTGAAGATAAGTCAGGTGAAAACAGATCAACAGGACTTCCCTTTAGAAAAAGTGCCTTTCAGTATTGTGGAGATCAAAGAATAA